The sequence below is a genomic window from Zygosaccharomyces rouxii strain CBS732 chromosome D complete sequence.
CTAACGCCTGAATAACTCTGGAAGCAGCGTAAACGCACGAGTTGCACACTGATACCACTGCTATCAATATAACAACATTCATGAAATCCGATACTTTCTTACCCATAGAACCAGTGTTGCTCAATGCAATAACAAAAGGAGATGCTGTCACATCCTCATCAGAGCGACCATTCAGCAGCCTATCATCGGTGTACGGCACCAGACAACCAATAATTACAACAGTTGTAATATAAAAAATTGCAATCCTCCAAAATGTTCCTTTAGCCGCGCGTGAAATCGCTGAAACGCtttttgattctttacTAGTCAAAAGAACAAGCTCACTACCTCCAAATGAAAATGCTGCGGAAACGAAGGTATTGCATAAATTCTTAAAGACGGGGTTATTGAATGAACCGGGGTCGTGCCAGTATTTCGTCCCGATATACCCCTTCGAATCGGGACCACCTCCTGCAATCAAAATGATTCCTAttataatgaaaataataatggcCAGGATTTTAATTACTGACAAAACAAATTCCACTTCTGCAAATCCTCTTACACCAAAGAGATTGAGAGTCATAATGAAAACATAGAAGATTGCCACCCAAACGGCGGGATTAGTGGTCTGATCCCAGTAAGATATCGTTAAAGAGCAACCAATGAGCTCGCTaggaaaagaaatcaacCACGAGAGTGCATAGTTCGTGGCCACCGTAAACCCAATCGATTGGTCTATAAACCTGCTTACGTGTGTAGCGTAAGATCCCGAGACAGGGAACTGACAGGAAAGCTCTGCAGCACTTTGAACAACACAAAAGATCGAGGTTCCAACTAATAAAAACCCTATGAGAAGAGCACCTGGCCCACATGCCAATGAGTAACCTAGTCCGATAAAGAGACCAGTACCCAAAGTACCTCCAATGGCAATCATGGTCAGGTGCCTCTGGCTCAGTACTTTTTCGTACGGCTGAGAAGCTAGTTTCAATTGTATCTTCTCCTTCTCTGACAGGCCATCAAATCCACTGTCTTCATCGATAGGTGCCAGTTCACTTTGTTTAAAGGAGTCCTTTAACCTTTTTAATGGCGAAGAGAAATCGTCTTGCTGCGACTCTATTTGCGTCAATGTATTGGTCGTCTGTAATTTACCATtcttatcatcatcaccgTAGTCCATCC
It includes:
- a CDS encoding amino acid permease (similar to uniprot|Q7LGU1 Saccharomyces cerevisiae YPL274W SAM3 High-affinity S-adenosylmethionine permease, required for utilization of S-adenosylmethionine as a sulfur source; has similarity to S-methylmethionine permease Mmp1p), giving the protein MDYGDDDKNGKLQTTNTLTQIESQQDDFSSPLKRLKDSFKQSELAPIDEDSGFDGLSEKEKIQLKLASQPYEKVLSQRHLTMIAIGGTLGTGLFIGLGYSLACGPGALLIGFLLVGTSIFCVVQSAAELSCQFPVSGSYATHVSRFIDQSIGFTVATNYALSWLISFPSELIGCSLTISYWDQTTNPAVWVAIFYVFIMTLNLFGVRGFAEVEFVLSVIKILAIIIFIIIGIILIAGGGPDSKGYIGTKYWHDPGSFNNPVFKNLCNTFVSAAFSFGGSELVLLTSKESKSVSAISRAAKGTFWRIAIFYITTVVIIGCLVPYTDDRLLNGRSDEDVTASPFVIALSNTGSMGKKVSDFMNVVILIAVVSVCNSCVYAASRVIQALGASGQLPKICGYIDRRGRPLVGIAISGIFGLLGFLVASSEESKVFTWLFALCSISSFFTWFCICYSQIRFRMALKYQGRSTDQIAYKSMLGVYGGILGCILNILLIAGEIYVSASPVGEKSTAEGFFEYCLSIPIMISVYVLHRIYRKDWTHWYIKRSDIDLDTGCSVENIELFKEQREEEKIYAATKPFYYKIYRFLC